From the Cydia splendana chromosome 6, ilCydSple1.2, whole genome shotgun sequence genome, the window tttcaaattctctttgaacAAACCAAAGCTTATAAATACTGTATAATACGCATCCTCTTTTGGCAGTATTCTAATGTCAGCTTGTGTCATCTGAAATTTTGTAAAATTCCAAAATCATTAAATTTAAAGTTTCAATAAAACAATGTAGTTAATTTCCACCATTTCCAAAATGCCTCGTCATAGGAGAAGGTCTGTTAGGAGTATAGTCACGGAAGTAGTACTTTATATAGGCATGTTTGCCATTGTAGGGCATCTGTGCCAAAACTTGTGTGAAAGGCTTACGATGCTAACGGAAGTGAAACATATGAAATCGGATCTTTCTACACTTGAGGTAAGTAAATATGAAACTTACTAATACCTACCCACGATCCGATATCAAAGATTAAAATTTTCACCCACACGTTAGCGCGTAGACCGAGCTGCCTCGGCCGCATTGCCTCGAGCGAGGCACGTCTGCACCTTGCGAGGCGGTTCGTTCTGTATGGACCCAGCTAATATCGTGTTAATTTAGTAGTCTAGCCTTCTAACCCAAACTtttgaaagtaataaaataacacgTCCTCACGCGTACGCCAATGCCTAATTTGCCTATGACACTATTCTTTCAGATACCTTAACTGgtcttttttacatttatgtaccTAAATTATAAGGTTTCTTTTGACAGAACAGTTTTTATCGAACTATGCAATCAAATTAGGATTAAATTCTTTAAATCAAACCGCTTAAGGCTTGTTTTTAATGGGATATGGTTTATTCTACAGACGGTCATCAACAATATAGGAATTGCCTATGGATCCCTGCAAGATGAAATTCAAGGCATTCTAGATAAACAATCCTACAACTCTGCATCGTCATGCTTACTACGTGACCGAAAACATACTTGtttaaaatgcttaaaaaaaCCGTCAGATGTTACATACGTTGAAGAAAAGACAAACCATTTACTAGACAATTTTAAAAAGAGAGCAAGTGACTTTATACAGCAATGGAATACTCCAGTTAACGATGAAACCACTCTTACTGAGAGCACCACCTTTGTTGAGCGTCTACTCAAATGTTCCGATCTTGATAAAGAAGACGATGAAAAGGAGTTTTGTAAATGCATGGTCGAATGTGTTTCTGATTGCAGAAAACATTACAAAGTCCTAAATTTTGAGAATAATAACACGCAATACGGATAGTACAGACCAAGCAGTTCTTCTGCCAATAACTGGACCTTACCTACTAGCTATCCTGTTTGACAAACCTATGGAACATATGCTATGATCGTATTTGATTTGTTTGTGGTTGCAGTGCTAATGCTTTGATGCAGCAAACTAACATTTCCTATTGCTTAAAAGTGTCTTTAGTCCGTTTTATTCAGCATtaggaaaaaggtaaacaatcttgacgtgtcattttattgttaacacttttgaaaaataaaataagtcacggcaaatatgtaacaattatgaatcataaatcataataatatacctacgattatttacattattttgctttcataagtaatagttactgattactgatttttaaaaagcgttttcaattaaaagacacgtcaagatcgcgtagtctttttctaatgctaataaaatcactatagacttaaacaaataaaaatggcattataaaaatacatatcttGTCTTATTTCATTTATAAATGCGATCGAATGGACACTTGacataaatatcttaaggggccggtatatgacgttttcgatttagacctcactttgtgaccataatttgttcaataaatgtttaataattgcattaaattacacgtaaatttgttcacggagaaaccgtgtaccgactcttcatgctattatatttttaatttgctgttattctctacaaaccgacactaaaagtatcaaaaaatcaaaatatggagttccgtttgagaccgaagcaaaacaattttgtctttgacagtaattgaattattgtgtgattttgaaagctagataattcaactaccaatttattatagatttatatttttactcacaaagacaacacagaaattcaatctcaaatgtaaactttcgaacaatttccatacattgacgacatcactcaaaattcctcttcaagtcagatgcccgctggggctgcacgGGAGCACACGcatacttcttcaaatgaaaatgacagcttgatttgcttgcttttgacaattatattgacattaaatcatatacgcacacgagaaagtataccagtagataaattgtatttcaaaaaatagggtacataaatatcagctcgcgtctcatttaaatgtGATTTGCTGTGTTGTGTTTGTGTGTGCTatggtcataatggttgaaaaccgcagtaaactatcttaaaacaatacgattacagtcgaatttaagtattatgttccttcaaaactcgcttaaaatgaaaaaagtttaaagactcatctttaccgattgggattaattttcattatgctggtattcatttgcgtcattttaaaaacgtatttgacttctgtacgtcaatgaattttgatgacatttgtaatcttgtattatattatagaacttttatcttaaacaaaaaatattgcctattaacaggaagcgttatgtacCTAATTCGTATTAAGTAATaactgaaagtcttgtacctagacctgtaataccatggattgcgacgaataaatgattgcgattatgccgttcgttccgtctatatgtataatgcgtgtgtaCGTGCTaatctctgaaaatcttcaagaaaaaataacggcaccagcactaagtactagcgagtttttgcggctttggagaccaagatgaagcttacaggccattAGCGCTGTGGCCTggatattgttatgtatacctctgtatcgaatgttttataaatttactataaaaagcaatgttttatttcgattaggtctacattttgtgcatattgcatatctgatgtattttcgtactaaacttgaaactttcgttgaaactaaataaaataattattccaaatgtacagtcacctgcaatttatgttacacaatgaaggccgctaaaatatctgacacgatcttatttgtagaagcataagagcatgtcacatatttttgcggccttcgaagagtaggtaccgtcattatcaccaactttgtccgctttttaaaaaaaaacacgaatttctcaaataaaaaaatcatatcatatgatttttttttgctcagcacgtccattgtgatcaaacgcatctgtttatttgaagaaaacatttttttatcgtgcttttacccatttttttgcgttttagagggcgggcaatttggtattcaaatacagctagtatgatgatgatgtctaaggatcacttaaaggttttgggcaatcctaccattccctgttaatatcttagcgataagtgtaaaaacttttaaataaatttgctgggcaatgttgcctacccgtttttgcccatttccaaataaggctcgcctaagcattttacaaaggctagggttgtcacttttgagaaaatctgttacaatagtttaatggccaaaaatatgatttttgctgtgtttttcattcgttaacgggataaaacatctaaataaaggataataagacaaattatcaagtttgacgaccggtctggtctagtggatagtgaccctgtctgctaagccgatggtcctgggttcgaatcccagtaagggcatttatttgtgtgatgaacactaatatttgttcctgagtcatggttgttttctatgtatataagtatgtatttatctatacaagtatgtatatcgtcgcctagtacccatagtacaagctttgcttagtttggggctaggtttgatctgtgtaagatgtccccaatatttatttatttatttatttatttatttatttaaatacagtatatatttataaacttatttaagtgtacaaacataaccttcttttacttgcgaagttgggtaaattagatgaaagtgacaaccctaatccgtttttggtggtgggcaatgttggtatggatgccaaattaccggattactttgcccaccgctaaaacttttgtgtatttaggcctttttagtttaaatctcaatagacataatctatgcttcatgtgttataactgaaacccggaaatatttgacaaatggttctcaattttttctacttgcattcattatttataaattttttgcccgccgaaatataccctatattagacaactcgctcaaaattCCCGAGTCAAGTTATGCAGAAGTTTGgtgtatagttttgtcagaaatataacctattttctactaaaaacagcagggtggccataactattatatttttttctacattaacgaatttgtttaaaattgttgttttgggcaaagtttccctggaggcaaagttggcgctaatgacgtaacatattattgcaggtgactgtacataaatgtttcggtgattttgagattattttccaggttagtttactaacaatcaagttatgcagataccgatttcgtgaacgtataagcagtaaggtaccgctattgtttagcgataccgattatttttaaaggtaaaactataccggttgaaatataaagatattaaaattacagcagggacagccattttttataggtgtacctaaaccatcattggccgagcgttagcaaaggtctccgtttcagcttgggcaaaaatgcttgatcctttgcagatcacatttaattttctcaactgattctcgtgaaaatttgtaagcaggttcgatataactattctgtttcgctttatccgccaaaatggaattgccaccctgccgaaactttatttatttaaattcccatttaatggattttgcaccttatgaaaaaccgtatacagtagtaaataacattttacatctgacttaatgacaccttgttttattcgctttaattgtacaaaacgcgtatctcgacaaagtaatattaggtagtaaaacagtcaacaatcaaatgaattaaatagatacgtcacgtgtgacatgaacagacaaggaaagcaagactaaatgcattgtttctagttcatctttcaatggaacgcttttaccctcaaaggaggctagtggtcaatactaaactaaaagtccaatcttaaaaaaacatgatgggtcactgacctgtcccagtaaagtgaggtagtgtgcgtgaagtgcgcttgtgtgtgaaatggggtaaattgacagaatctgaaattttacccaccgctaccgtcgccttaattcGAAGAACTGTTAAATAGAACCAAATGCCGCAAACTCAGAATGATTgaagtattatttttttgtaattttactcCTTTACTTAAACTGTTGCCGAGTACTGTCAGAACATTAATGAAGATCACGCATTTTATTTAGCACTTAATTCAAAAAGTTTACATTACTTTCGTACTATTATTTTGGTGATTCCGATAACAATTATTCATTTTAGTCGAATTTTTAGTTGGGATCCGAGTACGGTTGAAATGATTCAACTTCACGTCGACGTATGGTAAAGCAGCGTGTACCCTGGGGTTCCAACCGAATCTGTTGATGGTTATTGCTTGAGCCAATGACTCCAAAGATGACACCTGCTCCTCCAGCTTTGGTATTTCTTGGGAATATAACGCAAGTCTGTTTTCTATAAGCTGGTAGTCTCTTTGaatagtttttatatgtttctgtGAACAAAAATACAGATTTGCTTAAATAATGAATCAATTGATTTTTATCGGGTTCTAAATCATCTCAGGTTTGCCTgcagtaaaatataaataagtacatattaccAGTAAATGatataggacattattacacaaattaacTAAGCTTATAGGAGCTTAGAAGACAACGATAAATGtatttaatatacaaatacctatacttacttaatacttaaatacatatttagtaGACATCAATGACTCTGGAACAAACATCTGTGctcgtcacacaaataaatgcccttaccaggaatTGAACCCAGGACCTATCGGTTTCATAGACAGGGTACCGTCTATCTAGGCCATTGGCTTCTAGGACACACAGGTCGCCGAAACCGTTTCAACTATTTGCACCTTACCTTCAACTGTCTCCTATTATTTTCTGTTATTTCTTACTTGAAACCTACTAATATTTTGCCCTTATGTGGATCATTTTACCATTGTTAAACCTTGTACTCCACTGGAGAAAATgaggagaggcctttgcccagcagtgggacaccaaagtaggctaacaaaaaaaaaccttgTACACATAATgtggtacatacctacttataattttCTGAGTTTCACTGTGTATAAACAACGTACCTAAATAGTTCTTCAAAGTTCAAATAATCATGCTTCAAGTAGGCTTCCACCACTCTTTTGCAAGCCAATACAACATTTACATGAAAAAATACATAGCAACAAGACCAGGGTAAACATTAGTTATATAAATTTGGAGATTTGAAAAGTTCCTCAAAGTCGTAGAAAATAAgactatataaatatattaagttTCTGGGGTGCCAAtgccttaataataataaccttaTAATATATTGGTACTCAAATAGAACTTGTGTCAGTTACCGCTATATCCTCGACACTGCTCGTAATCTTCATCAGCTCTTGTTTCGCGTAGCAGTTCCTACAGTTGTAGTGAAGCATGATAAACGCAAAGACCAGTGCAGCAGTGATCAGACACTTATTGCCGAACAAAGTGTAGCAATCTGGGTAGACTTCACGACTTCTCCTGGACCGCCTTCTGCTCCTTCTACCCCGATTCTCCCAATACTCTCGATTCTCCCGATTCTCCATTAGTTAAAACGTCGGGATTATGGAAGTAGGAATATCTGCATTTACGTGTTCATATTTTTTTGGGTAAGTATTACAAAATACTTGTAAATTTATCAAATTAACCTAATTTGCTTTGTTGTCAGGGCGTTATGATGTCATCTGTCTCTTAGATGTTTAGTGGTTGTCTATGGCATACAGTCGACGTAAGAGTAAAATTAGTCTGTCTATCTCTCAAGCTCTATCAGCGCCGCCTAGAGCGGCGTGAAATTTAACAAATGCTAGAGTACCTATACCTAGCCTCAGTGGACGCTGCTTAAATTTGGACGACTTGCACGCCCCGGTAACCACGCGTGGTTTCCATTTCCACAAGTCGAAGCGTACGGCTTGTGTCAATGAAGTTCTAGGACCTGAATTAAAAATGTCCTGTTGTTCATATGACGGAAAACATCGGTTAGGAAACCTGCACGCATCTAGGATACAACATAATAACACTAATATCCAAAGGCCCCAATCTAAAAACTAGCGTAAGACCAAAATCCTTGTCCGATGAAAGATCTGTGGGACATACAGTGTTTCATCCAAATgaggatttttttatttatctaaaATTGGCGTCGTAACTCCTAAAAACAAACTACGTATCTCTTATACTTTCAGATTTTCCCTAAGTTCCTCATTTTTTGGTTGAAATATTGCATAGGCTTGTGATGAAGACTTACCCAAGAAAGCTTAAATCTCTGCACACGTAAAACGCAGCTTACCTCACGTAACATTTAATGCAGCTGACAGGTATACCATCGCCCCCGCTGTTAACTGTACCTCGGTGGACCTTATAACCCTTTGCaataaggtggggtaagagtaaggttaagagtgttgctgtgtaCAATCGTACGTGTAAAGCAATAAGGTTGAGTCGAGAGTGTCTCGTCGGGTTGAACTGAAGTGATATAGACGTCTAGGAGACGTTTGGCTCACATTTCTCGCTCGGTTGATAATAAGCCTCGGTAGGGACGTGCCGTCAAATACTTACAACTCTTAGTTCTACTAAATAAGTTTTACCAGCATCCTTATTGTTTATACAGCAGAACTTCAAGTATCCCAACGCTGGCTTAGTTACTTATCCGAAGAAAATCCGAACCTTAGTTGTTTAGTAAGATTTACATAGTCACCCCTCAGAGTATGGTCAGATATAACAAAATCACCCAGTATATTTACGTGTTCAAATCTTGATTTAAATTTGCACTTGTATTGTACACgtccaagtacctacttatatgctGGTGGCCCATCGGTAAGAGCGAGcggctttcaatccggaggtcgcgggtaaCCCCGTCGCGTAGGTACTTACCAATGGGTTTTccgaacttatgtacgaaatatcatttttaaccgacttccaaatctcaaagaaggaggttatcaattcggttgtatgttttttttttattttgttactccatatctccgtcattactggaccgattttgaaaattctttttttgattatacaatcaaaaaaagaattacgcatagtatacatacgtatatgcatacagattggtcccgtttttgtcgaAATCCTGTTCTggtgatgggatccatgaggaatcgagggaactcctcaaatcttaaaggcatacatatagtgatttttaggtttttatcaacaaatcaagcatatacaccCAAagaagtgacatttgatgaagtggaactgctgatgatgatcagaacggaactcttcaacgacgcatagttcacgcgTTTGGCGCTTTGTCCTCtacgttatgtttgttaagcaagttaagtttttaagccacatttttgtcaagctcgagttctgatgatgggatccatgaggaatagagggaactcctcaaatcttaaaggcatgcgtatagagatttttgtatattcatcataaaatcaagcatttacattaaaaactgtcgtatttgatgaagtggaactgctgatgatgatcagaacagaactcttcaacgacgcatagctcgcgtttggcgatttttcctcttcgttatatttgttaagcaagttaggttttaaagccacatttatgtcaagctcaagttctgtacatgggatccatgaggaatcgaaggaactcctcaaatcttaaaggcatacgtatagatttatttgtattttcatcattaaATCAAGCATTTagattaaaaactgtcgcatttgatgaagtggaactactgatgatgatcagaacagaactcttcaacgacgcatagtacacgtttggtgatttcgaatttcgattttgacttggactgggacccggacttggacccagaaccggactcatacccggatccggttctgACTTGGACCCGGATCTGGACCCGGACTCAGACCCTGAtttggacccggactcggacccagacccggacccggatccggttcggactcggacccgaagtcggacccggactcggacccggactcggacccggattcggacccggactcggacccggactcggacccggactcggacccggaaaaccactatgataaaccactatgattacctaccataaaatgtaggtataaagtatgattatgatgccaatcttactagcccctcccgctcaaacccccgtacaccgcaccgtttgcgccgttaagtgggttaggttatgtttgaactgcgatcctcacagaaccgaatcGTAAGGAAACGGATTAATCCTaataaagcctagtttcccctctgggttggaaggtcagatggcagtcgcttgcGTACAAACGAGTGCCAaatcaattcttgggattagttggcaagcggactccaggctcccatgagccgtggcaaaataggataacgcgaggaagaccATTCGTACAAGTACGCGGGTTCTATTCAGGGCCATCTTAAagtatgctggggcccttgggcacataagaaaaGGCCCTTTTGCAAAGaataaagaaagcgaattacttaaactaacatttttctactatgaccttctatttattatggataATCAactatactgttactgtctgtccttcggggccccctgaggatgggggccttGGGCAcgagccccgtgtgcccttatggtaatgACGGTACTGGTTCTACTACGAGGGATTGCGTTATTTACCTGTTCCATCAGACATGAAATAGGTGTGCCGGTAATCCCTCTCCGTCGGTCGGTGCCGGAAACGTCTTTTATCCCAGCCAGCGGATATCGTACTGGAGATAGGACAGATCCTGAAATGTTCACTGAATGTACGATTGtgagagaatatatattttgtataaatTCTATGCATTGTAAGCTTTTAAATAGAATGTAAATTCATTTCGTTCAAGTCAACTCTCTCAATCTTTTAACGAATTAAAGATTcgcttttaaagtttatttattttcaacaaCAACATGAGCaagaataattaaaatattcgaAAAACACACTCTGAAATATTCATATCAATATAATCAATTCGCATTACAATTACATACAGTTACTACTGTAGCACTAGCAGAGAGTTATCTGAGTGATTAGAGTACATGTaattgttcgaatcgggccgtaagtatTAGTGATTATTCACATGTGCACTATCTGTGTTCTAGTTCTAGCTGAGCGCTAAGGAACTGTGGGACTAGCTAAGTAATAATTGTTCATAAAAAACAaagggttgcactccgggagtgccggcagaagtgaaaactcaatgacaagTTTTTCGaccaggtcacgtgtccgtcttacgtcttacgaatcttacggtcacgtgacctgtcgcgagtttaattttttttcccttcgagcaacaccggcttccgacacatcggaagggaggggcccaagcgatatcttaccgtataaatctttctgccattttttgcggggggaaaggtgcacacagtcgcaattctcacacacttacataaaaaatccaatctgtaatgacgacacaaatacatagaaaatgacacacttacatgtcaaatcttgcaaacctcgatctctttttgtgtacggatgagtcacaagtgtcacaacacgcacactaacacattttcgtcgaagtattttattatattctgacagatgagaagtcggatttgtcgctcgaccgatccgcaatttgtactgggcgagcaaaatcgataaatccaacaattacatgagactaaaatataataattgtgattaaatgtaattaaacgtatgatatttaaaaaaaaatattacatgtgaaatgtaacaccttcttttgtaaatttgatgtctccgacctctttttacgacaaaaaaccgagcaatcaGGCATtatttctgctgctgtgttcacgcgcgcgtctgcatggactcggtctagtgaaaaatccgagcgcaactagttttattacccgagctagatcagttgatcttgtacctaggcagaggggaaatagtgcgaatgccgcctcccttccgtgttgctcgaagtttttTCCCtcttttttccccatcacaaaaagtgcacagcgccactaaagaagttttcacttcaaaaacgtcGTTTGTTGATTTCATCACAGCTACAACCccctgtacgtctaccaccagtttttacattgacataacgctcacgtctacgtaatttactttctgtacatctcgcttgcactaatatgggagtacgagcgagatgcatagaaagtaagttacgtagacgtgagcgtatatgtcaatgtcaaaactgatggtagacgtactaatCCGATAATCGCCACCGTTTCTCTTTCACTCATTTCTAGTTTTCGTGAAGTTAATTAGAAATTTCCAGCCCCACTTTATCGATTTTGAGAACCCCAACTCCTCTAAACTTTGCTTTAACAGCAGTAAGTATCCACATTTAAATTTAAGTGGTGCAGCAAAAgtcgtaaatttaatttgtCGAAAGATAAATTATATTAGCAATTTGGGTGTTACTAAGTTTTTCAACAGCTGTTGCCGAAATTTATTAAGCAAGTAAAACATGTATCCGGcatagacatgtgcgccgcgccgccgcgccgccgccgccgacgatttttccacgccgccgccgccgataaatttgaccggcgtataatcggcgtggaaaattttgatacctaacgTGTCTTATTGCATGTTGCAtagtgagtagatagtgtcagaggtataatttaaagatccttatgctttttcgcttattatttgccagtaAAACCAATTACATCACTTTTTTTGGTGCTGTGATAACgaattagcgttaatttaaacaaggcCTAGGTTCTGGAtcacaggttattatttgatatattatCACATAGCTTTTTTATAAAACgattttgttttactgtagTAAGCATCTCACCAAGGGTCATCATTGCTACCaacaaagaaaacaaagtaaacCTTAATATTCCATGAAACTCTTTTATGAAATACCTACAATATATTATCTCACGCAACTCTTAAATTTTCCGTCAGAGGGCTCGTCTATCAAATTTTTGGGTAGTCGCTCCCGTCTGAAGACACGCGGGTTTTCCCTTGCAGGTGCCATGCGACACGAGACACTTCTAAGACGTTCTGTTGAGCGAATTAACCTGACGAAGTGCATCAAAGCAACgacatctttattctaacatacatatctaatgaacttcagttcagacaaatgtaaagtagttcatcattatttcgtaactaaTCATACATTAGACGACAGCGGCTGGGTGAAAtcaatatagtttttttttaacttacgacttaacttataaagaaATCTTTTTGTGTTTCATTTGTAATACTGCCAAAAATGTAGGTTTTAAAGTGTcctttttatattcatatttaaacataccgttggtaaccgttagaTTGGTAAGAAAgcatataatttttggcaaaaatttagaaaacacacgtaatatgttttggatagcctagtaaatactcagaagggtttaatgtagagtttctacagccaagttctcatgcagtatcaaaaattatgccacgccgatttcacgccgatcacgccgccgc encodes:
- the LOC134791565 gene encoding uncharacterized protein LOC134791565, yielding MENRENREYWENRGRRSRRRSRRSREVYPDCYTLFGNKCLITAALVFAFIMLHYNCRNCYAKQELMKITSSVEDIAKHIKTIQRDYQLIENRLALYSQEIPKLEEQVSSLESLAQAITINRFGWNPRVHAALPYVDVKLNHFNRTRIPTKNSTKMNNCYRNHQNNSTKVM